The Heterodontus francisci isolate sHetFra1 chromosome 33, sHetFra1.hap1, whole genome shotgun sequence genome has a segment encoding these proteins:
- the LOC137347903 gene encoding interferon alpha-B-like — translation MALPSVWRFWMVLVLLPGTLSLGCERLQLQQVLNTETLSKLNEMGGPFPRHCVKQRLSLKTKPLNLMKLSKGFEAQDSIQIVHQTLRHINKIYSMNLGSVTWPRDKVENFRLLLDRQLGELEECVWKLRSESKPRSKTAIHKYFRKLEKFLKQKIFSDCAWEIIRTETRACLQQILVITAKIRRRN, via the exons ATGGCTTTGCCCAGTGTTTGGAGATTTTGGATGGTGTTGGTCTTGTTGCCCGGGACCCTGAGTCTGGGCTGTGAGAGGTTGCAGTTACAGCAAGTTCTCAACACAGAGACTCTGAGCAAACTGAATGAAATG GGCGGTCCCTTTCCTCGACACTGTGTAAAACAGAGGCTCTCGCTGAAAACTAAGCCCTTGAACCTGATGAAACTTTCGAAGGGATTCGAG GCCCAGGACAGCATCCAGATTGTCCATCAAACCCTGCGTCACATCAACAAGATCTACAGCATGAACCTGGGCTCAGTTACATGGCCCCGAGACAAGGTGGAAAACTTTCGTCTTCTCCTCGATCGGCAACTCGGAGAGCTGGAAGAATGTGTCTGGAAATTGAGATCAGAGTCCAAGCCCAGGAGCAAGACTGCCATTCACAAATACTTCAGGAAACTGGAAAAGTTTCTCAAACAGAAG ATATTCAGTGACTGTGCCTGGGAAATAATCCGCACTGAGACCAGAGCCTGTTTACAACAGATCCTTGTTATAACAGCAAAAATCAGAAGAAGAAACTGA